The following coding sequences lie in one Ictalurus furcatus strain D&B chromosome 7, Billie_1.0, whole genome shotgun sequence genomic window:
- the LOC128610643 gene encoding high affinity immunoglobulin gamma Fc receptor I-like produces the protein MELRPLRVMISEIKPVLSVEPNSPQVFRGETVTLTCRISGGSGPYNWYKDGGYSHRSAENYYTIKVDQSHKYSCYVSIDGWSTPWSNEVILSVIERPKAVLTLQPDGQIFSGQEVTFTCEIRGHADTEWMYNWNKDGVQIFSYTKSRKYSFTPVESQSAKYTCSGRRRSDSQTSETSNTVTLTVSGVCVCVCVCLQSAAWKFYWIKPTQSTETETETDYYNISSVRDSDGGQYRCRAGRGNPVYYTHYSDALWVNVTGSTYNTVIVFVAVGLSLAFLFIILLLILHWWHKSNKGKDRDIQQNSNQTPGQNPSQSGAEDSQSRHTPLQTDVHIYATVENASKSDSAAEPSGAIYAQVMKKKESYKNKSGVFLYCNFTFYI, from the exons ATGGAGCTCCGTCCACTCCGTGTGATGAtct CAGAGATTAAACCAGTTCTGTCTGTGGAGCCGAATTCACCTCAAGTATTCAGAGGAGAGACGGTTACACTCACATGTAGGATTTCAGGAGGAAGTGGACCGTACAACTGGTACAAAGATGGTGGTTATAGTCACAGATCTGCTGAAAATTACTACACTATAAAAGTAGATCAGAGTCACAAATACAGCTGTTACGTGTCTATTGATGGATGGTCAACGCCATGGAGTAATGAAGTGATCCTCTCAGTGATAG AGAGACCAAAAGCCGTTCTGACTCTGCAGCCTGATGGACAGATATTCAGTGGACAGGAAGTCACTTTCACATGTGAAATACGAGGACATGCAGACACTGAGTGGATGTACAACTGGAATAAAGATGGTGTCCAAATATTCTCCTACACTAAGAGCAGGAAATATTCATTCACTCCTGTAGAGTCTCAGAGCGCTAAATACACCTGCAGCGGACGGAGAAGAAGCGACTCTCAGACCTCAGAGACCAGTAACACTGTTACACTCActgtgtcaggtgtgtgtgtgtgtgtgtgtgtgtgt CTGCAGTCTGCTGCATGGAAGTTTTACTGGATCAAACCCACTCAgagcactgagactgagactgaaaCAGACTACTACAACATCAGCTCCGTTAGAGACTCTGATGGAGGtcagtacaggtgcagagctggaagaggaaacccagtctactacacacactacagtgatgCACTCTGGGTAAATGTTACTG GTTCAACATACAATACTGTTATAGTATTTGTGGCTGTGGGACTGAGTTTGGCCTTTCTGTTCATCATCCTTTTACTGATCCTGCATTGGTGGCACAAATCCAACAAAG GAAAGGACAGAGACATACAGCAGAACAGCAATCAGACACCAGGCCAGAACCCGAGTCAGTCAGGAGCCGAGGATTCTCAATCAAGACACACTCCACTTCAGACCG ATGTGCACATTTATGCCACTGTGGAGAACGCAAGTAAAA GTGACTCTGCAGCTGAACCCAGTGGGGCCATTTATGCACAGGTCATGAAGAAAAAGGAGTCATACAAGAATAAAAGTGGAGTATTTTTATACTGCAActtcacattttatatataa
- the LOC128610644 gene encoding uncharacterized protein LOC128610644 yields MGIGRPAAGTSDWEHVILEQNRTLAVYRDEISAFRAEVSRLSLSASTNATPPALASPPLTSPAHVQPTPAAHIPAPAVHTRCKGFMLQCALFFESHPEMPEVRKLTHFMESLSGTALAWATAEWERGGGVRPSLDDFLARFQRPFDHSPDGWETGDELMQLKQGSCTAREYALEFRTIAARSGWNEPALKTAFRRGLDPELLHELACRGEQLTFDDLVDLTIRLDRLRRTNRPIPHGLLPAEPGAASEPMQLGGARSREEERERRRDEFWCFYCGEDTHVVRQCPHRRRRGNGRRTDNPPCHARVSPNQSSLIDSGAAENFIDEKTTPELGLSIRPLLRPRAPRSLWPLTVESPLSPASVKIPPEYHDLHEVFSKERASCLPPHRPYDCAIDLLPGASLPWGRVYPLSQAEQQAMEEYIQEALRQGYIRPSTSPVSAGFFFVEKKGGGLRPCIDYWALNQVIVKYRYLLPLVTSALEQLRSATLFTKLDLRSAYNLIRIREGDEWKTAFSTTSGHYEYLVMPYGLTNAPSVFQNLINDALRDMLGRYVIAYIDDILIYSTSLEEHVQHVRHVLQRLLQYQLYVKAEKCEFHQHTISFLGYVISPRGVAMDQRKIQAVVEWPTPRTVRELQRFLGFANFYRRFIRDFSKVAQPLTSLLRGKPRRLLWTPVAQEALERLKRAFTTAPHSGRRPA; encoded by the exons ATGGGCATTGGGCGccca GCAGCGGGCACCTCGGATTGGGAACATGTCATCCTGGAACAAAACCGCACGCTAGCGGTGTACCGGGATGAGATATCCGCGTTTCGTGCCGAAGTCTCGCGACTGAGCCTTTCCGCATCTACCAACGCCACGCCCCCGGCCCTCGCGTCACCACCGCTGACCTCCCCAGCGCATGTTCAGCCGACACCAGCTGCGCACATTCCAGCGCCGGCTGTTCACACACGATGCAAGGGCTTCATGTTACAATGTGCGCTGTTCTTCGAGAGTCACCCAGAGATGCCTGAGGTCCGTAAGTTGACCCATTTTATGGAATCACTCTCCGGAACAGCCTTGGCGTGGGCCACGGCTGAGTGGGAGCGAGGAGGTGGTGTCAGACCCTCATTAGATGACTTCCTTGCCCGGTTCCAACGCCCCTTTGATCATTCTCCTGATGGCTGGGAGACTGGTGATGAGCTCATGCAACTCAAACAGGGCTCTTGTACTGCAAGAGAGTATGCGCTAGAGTTTCGCACTATCGCTGCCCGAAGTGGCTGGAACGAACCAGCCCTTAAGACCGCGTTCCGCCGTGGCCTCGATCCGGAGTTACTGCATGAGTTGGCCTGTCGGGGTGAACAGCTAACTTTTGATGACCTCGTGGATCTGACCATAAGGCTGGATCGTCTGCGCCGTACCAACCGTCCCATACCGCACGGTTTACTGCCAGCTGAGCCGGGCGCAGCaagcgaacccatgcagctcggaGGGGCACGGTCccgcgaggaggagagggagagaagacgcGATGAGTTCTGGTGCTTCTACTGCGGTGAGGACACCCACGTCGTCCGCCAATGCCCGCACAGGAGGCGCCGAGGGAACGGGAGGCGCACTGACAATCCACCTTGTCATGCCCGGGTGAGTCCTAACCAGTCTT cactcATCGACTCCGGAGCAGCGgagaacttcatagatgagAAGACGACGCCGGAGCTCGGCCTTTCCATACGTCCCCTCCTCCGTCCTC GGGCCCCACGGTCCCTTTGGCCACTCACTGTGGAGAGTCCCCTGTCGCCTGCCTCAGTTAAAATTCCCCCCGAGTACCATGACCTCCAtgaggtgttcagcaaggagagggCCAGTTGTCTCCCACCTCACAGGCCCTACGACTGTGCCATTGACCTCCTCCCCGGGGCCAGCCTACCTTGGGGCCGTGTTTACCCGCTCTCCCAAGCGGAGCAGcaggccatggaggagtacattcaggaggctctccggcAGGGGTACATCCGACCGTCCACATCCCCTGTGTCTGCcgggttcttctttgtggagaagaaaggagggggcctccGACCATGCATTGATTATTGGGCCCTTAACCAAGTGATCGTTAAGTACCGATATCTGCTGCCTCTCGTCACCTCAGCCTTGGAACAGTTACGGTCCGCCACCCTCTTCACTAAGCTGGACCTCCGCAGCGCTTATAACTTAATTCGTATtagggagggggacgagtggaaaactgccttcagcaccacctctggacattatgagtacctggtcatgccgtatgggctcacTAACGCCCCCTCTGTGTTCCAGAACCTGATCAACGACGCTCTGAGGGACATGCTAGGAAGGTATGTCATCGCCTACATAGATGACATCCTGATTTATTCGACCTCCCTGGAGGAACATGTCCAGCATGTCCGGCACGTACTGCAACGCCTCCTGCAGTACCAGCTGTACGTAAAGGCCGAGAAGTGCGAATTCCACCAGCACACAATCTCTTTCTTGGGGTATGTCATTAGCCCAAGGGGGGTCGCCATGGACCAGCGTAAGATTCAGGCGGTCGTGGAGTGGCCCACTCCGCGAACCGTCAGGGAGTTGCAGCGTTTCCTTggctttgcaaatttttacCGAAGATTCATTAGAGACTTCAGTAAAGTAGCGCAACCCCTGACGTCGCTCCTGAGAGGTAAGCCCAGGCGACTGCTGTGGACCCCAGTTGCCCAGGAGGCTCTGGAGAGACTTAAGCGGGCTTTCACCACGGCTCCACATTCTGGACGCAGGCCTGCGTAA